TTTAGCATTTGGACAACACTTGGCTGCCTTACATTTAGGATCTTTGCAATTTTGTTGACTTTAATTTGTTCGCCGGTTTCTTTTAGATGCCACATGGCCTTTAGATACATCTCCACATGTTCTGACTCTGCAGTTCCTACAAAGAATTTTTTATTTATGTGATCTTTGATTCCGATATGAGATCGTGCTTGTTCTATCTTGGTTTGTGCATTGGCCATTTGTTAATATTAATTAATATGGAACTTCATCTATTTTAATAGTTAGGCGAGTAATTTGGGAATAATTAGTGTTTCTCTTAATAATAACGTTCTAGATGAAATGAATAAAATACAAAAAGAGATGGGATTCTCTGGCCGATCTGAGTTGATACGCGCAGGAATTCGAATGCTTTCTAATGATAAACTGGAAAAATCAAAATTAACTGGAAATATAGGATGCGTCCTTAGTGTAACACATGATGAAAAAGATGAGAACAACGTAACAGAGTTAAAACATCAATTTTTTGATGTAATTAAAACCCACGTGCATTATAAGCTCGGGACAAAAAAATGTCTTGAGCTGTTTGTCTTGGATGGTAGTGCTGACAGAATTAGGAACGTGACGCAAAAATTCCAAAGAGACAAAAAAATGGAATCAATTAATCTTACTATCTGTGATCTTAGAAAATAGCAGACTATATCTTCGCATTAAACCAGCTGATAGTTTTATTCCATCTTTTTTGCATCTTTTCTTAGGTCACTTATCTAATTCCTTATCTCAATAATCTAATTCTCCAGATCTTTTTTTCTAAAATTCAGTGACTTAGTATTGAAACATACATAGATTGGTTAGTCCCATTTTATTCTGTATGCAGCACCGGATAATTTTATGAAATATTATCTAGTTTCTTAATAACTAATATTAGAAATGCTTATATAATTAATAACTTTAGACGCTATTATGCAGTATCACGAACAAGTAACAAGTATGGCAAGTAAACCGCCAATGCTTGCAGTTGTACTCCTTGCAGCTGTCTTTGCACTCGGATTCTTCGCAGTTGGATTCGATCAAGGACATCTATTCAGTGTTGTACAAGGCGAGAGCGCGTATGCTGAACTATACATTCATGAGTTAACTCATGACATGAGACATGCAGCCGGATTTCCCTGCCATTAAGTGAACCTCATGAAATCTCTTCTTTTTGTTATTATTGTTTTGTTAGCCGGTTGTGCTGCAGGAACTATTCATGGATTGGCAAACCTCGCTTTAGTAGAACCGTTTTTGGATACTGCAATAGGAATTGAAAATCAAAACTTGTTCCTCTCAGGCGAGGAGAAGGACACACCAGAATTCTGGACCGCATATTATGACTACAGGTCTTGGCAGAAAGCAGGTCAAATCCTGGCAGGTGCAATTTTAGGAACATCTGTTGGTGCACTCTTTGGAATTGTTTTCGTATATTCTAGAAAATCCTTACCTGGGAATAGCATAAAAAAAGCGCTAATTCTAGCCGGTCTTATGTTTATTGCAGTTTATCTAATTCCATTTATCAAATATCCTGCAAATCCACCTACTGTTGGTGATCCAGAAACTGTTGTGTTTAGAGGAATATTATATCTGTCATTTACTGTCATTTCTGGCTTGGCAGCAGTCGGATTTCATAAAGTCTACAAAAGAATTAACAAAAAATATTTAGCGTTTGTTGGATACGCAGGATTTATTGCAGCTGTATTTTATGCAATGCCAAATAATCCAGATCCAATAAC
This portion of the Nitrososphaerota archaeon genome encodes:
- a CDS encoding CopG family ribbon-helix-helix protein — encoded protein: MGIISVSLNNNVLDEMNKIQKEMGFSGRSELIRAGIRMLSNDKLEKSKLTGNIGCVLSVTHDEKDENNVTELKHQFFDVIKTHVHYKLGTKKCLELFVLDGSADRIRNVTQKFQRDKKMESINLTICDLRK
- a CDS encoding CbtB-domain containing protein, coding for MQYHEQVTSMASKPPMLAVVLLAAVFALGFFAVGFDQGHLFSVVQGESAYAELYIHELTHDMRHAAGFPCH
- a CDS encoding CbtA family protein, giving the protein MKSLLFVIIVLLAGCAAGTIHGLANLALVEPFLDTAIGIENQNLFLSGEEKDTPEFWTAYYDYRSWQKAGQILAGAILGTSVGALFGIVFVYSRKSLPGNSIKKALILAGLMFIAVYLIPFIKYPANPPTVGDPETVVFRGILYLSFTVISGLAAVGFHKVYKRINKKYLAFVGYAGFIAAVFYAMPNNPDPITAPMTLVNDFRIMSAIGVSIFWASLGLIFGVLWHKIRPDKTQSESSSVTV